The Stieleria maiorica genome includes the window CGACCTTTTGCTCCAGTTCGACTTTGCGGTGGCGCATCGAATCCAAGGATGCCAGCGCCGCGGCCAGCGATTCGTTTCGCTTTTCCAACAACCGTTCCTTGGCGGCCAGTGCAAGTCGGCCCGTCTTGTAGCGGTCCAAGCGTCTGGCAAGTTGCTCGGTCAGTTGCGTTCGATTCAGGTTGCGACCGCCAGCTTTGAACGACACGGATTGCGTCCGCATCTGTTCACGCAGATTGGAAAGCGTCGCCAGTTCGTCCTCCAGACGGTGTTCGGTTTCTGAAACGTCTCGCCGCAGTGCAGCGATTTCGACTTCTTCCTGGGCGATCATTCGCACTTGGGCTTGAAGTTCGGGCAAGATGGCTTCGATCAGATCTCGGGCCCGCCGCAATTCAAACTCGATCGGCACGGTTTCCTGGACGGAATCACGCACCGACCGCGCCGACGTACGCACGTAGCTAAAGAAACCCGGCCCCAACAACAAAACGCCGCCGATCAGGACCGCCAGAAACGCGGCGACGGAATACTTGACCGCTCGGAACATGACAACCAACCTTCAAAGAGTGGAATACGACCTGAAAACGACCGATTTGCCGGTCTGTATCAGGGGAGTCGAAGGCGGGTGGGAAATGTGACTAAGAAAATCGGAAAAAGTTCAAACGTAGCTACCTTCGCAAGAAGAGGGCGTACGGTTTTTGCCCGCGGAGATACGAAGCGTTTACGCGTTTCACTCCCCTTGGCAGGACGCTTGCTTTGAGGTGGTGCGTTCGGAAAGGAGGTCTGGCAGAACCAAATAAACCCACGGATAGCAGCGCGAACCCACGGATGTGATGCGGCCTGGGATCCGTGGGTTCGCGCTGCTATCCGTGGGCAATCGACCTCCCTGTGGTTCAGGGCGCCAGAGATATTTGCAAGAACCCTTTAGAATCAAAGACTTAGAAACCGCACGACCTCGGAAGGTGGGACCGGTCATCCGGGCGCGGTCAACGCCGCGAATTGACGACGCGTTCCCTTGCCGATCCACAGTGTGAACGGCCGCTCGCCGCAGGATCGGTAGCGCTTTTCTAGCACGTTGGGATTCTGGGACACGCCCCGCGTTTTGACTCGCCAGGGGAAACCATTCATCGATCGCAACGTCTTGCGCAACTTGCGGTCATCGCAGGCCCCCGACCAAATCACGGGTTCACAGATCGCTAGATCACCGGTGATTTCGGTCTGGCCGGTCAAGAACCCGCGGGGGCCGCCGATGGTGGCATAGCCGTGTTGATCGGCAAACGATTCGGTCAGTCCGGCGGCGCGGATGGCGGCGTCGGGGTCGGCCAGGTAGGCCATCGGCTGGTCCACTCGCTCGACCGCGCCGTCGATGCGCTCGCTGGTGTGTATCGCAACATTGCCAGCTTTCCCCAGCACAACCGCGGAGCGCGCGGATTCGGCAAGCGGCGGGCCAAGGTTCTCACCCGCCCGATCGATCGCGCTGCCTGTCAACAACGTTTGCTCGCGGACATTGGCGCCGAGCGAAATCCACACGCGATGCCGCTGCGGCCGGTCTTCGATCTCTGCGGCCGGCGCCAGTTTGACGATCCCCGCCTCGCAGCGATCCAGGATTTGTTCCACCACGTCCCAAGGCGGCGAGTAGTCTTCGGGGCGAACCTTGCGGCCGGCATCGTCGCGGCGATCGGGATCCAGATGAACGGTCGCGTCGCCGGGAATCGCAAACGTGGCGACGTCGTCACAACGCACGTCGATCTGCGCCGGGATGGAACCCAAATTCAATCGTAGGTTTTCCGTGGCCATGGCAACCATCATGGGGTCGGTATCAACCGCGGTGATCGGACGGCCGGAGGAACCATATGCCTTGGCGATCGCGATGGTGTCGGCGCCCAATCCACAACAACCTTCGACCACCGTGGTGCCGTTCATCCAGCGGGCCTTCAAGTCGGCGACCGCTGCAGGTGTCGCTTGGCTGAGCGAACGCTCGGTGCACCACCAGATTCCGTCACCTAATTTCGCCCGCGCTTTGGATTGCAGATTCAGCGACACCAAGACGACGGCGGCGAGGTCCTGCCCCACCATCGAGCGGACTTTCGCCGCCACCGCCGCGTCCCAGACGCCGTGCTGGATCGCCATGCGCAGCGCCTCTTCACAGCCGGCGAGGTCGTGCGTGGAAGGGGTGTGGGGCATTGTTGGAATTGAGTGAGAGATAGCGGTTTCATGCCAGCACGTGGCGTGACGGCAGTGGCCGGTGGTGATGCCAGCACGTGGCGTGAGCCAGTGGCCGGTGATGGTGATTTGGTGACGGGCCGCTCGCTGACGCGTCCCGCTGGCATGCTAGGTCGTTAGGGCGCGTTTGAGGAAGCGGCGGAGCGCTGGTTTGGTCGCTTGGCCGAGCCGGTTGATGGCCAGTGTGGTCGCTTGCTTGTCGCCTGTGACCACGATCTTGGCGTGGCCCAGATCATCGGCTTCGGTCGGATCGATTGGTTCGTTGGCGACGATCTTGACCGCATCCAAATCGCGCGTGCGGATCGAAAGCTTGACGTCACCATCGGCGCCGACCACGTCGACTCGATTGGCCGCCGAC containing:
- a CDS encoding class I SAM-dependent methyltransferase, with the protein product MPHTPSTHDLAGCEEALRMAIQHGVWDAAVAAKVRSMVGQDLAAVVLVSLNLQSKARAKLGDGIWWCTERSLSQATPAAVADLKARWMNGTTVVEGCCGLGADTIAIAKAYGSSGRPITAVDTDPMMVAMATENLRLNLGSIPAQIDVRCDDVATFAIPGDATVHLDPDRRDDAGRKVRPEDYSPPWDVVEQILDRCEAGIVKLAPAAEIEDRPQRHRVWISLGANVREQTLLTGSAIDRAGENLGPPLAESARSAVVLGKAGNVAIHTSERIDGAVERVDQPMAYLADPDAAIRAAGLTESFADQHGYATIGGPRGFLTGQTEITGDLAICEPVIWSGACDDRKLRKTLRSMNGFPWRVKTRGVSQNPNVLEKRYRSCGERPFTLWIGKGTRRQFAALTAPG
- a CDS encoding signal peptide-containing protein — protein: MFRAVKYSVAAFLAVLIGGVLLLGPGFFSYVRTSARSVRDSVQETVPIEFELRRARDLIEAILPELQAQVRMIAQEEVEIAALRRDVSETEHRLEDELATLSNLREQMRTQSVSFKAGGRNLNRTQLTEQLARRLDRYKTGRLALAAKERLLEKRNESLAAALASLDSMRHRKVELEQKVEALAAEARLVQASKIDAGIHLDGSELSDADHLLQQIETRLAVAQRVLEHEQDIFSIDLEGESQSEDQVLAEYDEYFGNSNAPQPLVSSL